One window from the genome of Candidatus Korarchaeum sp. encodes:
- a CDS encoding cupin domain-containing protein — protein MFKMLRGEEARVVETWPGIRRKTLALGERTLLLEVSLKAGAVSKPHSHGNEQIGYVVRGKIKLRIGEEVHYLSQGDAYVIPGNVDHETEAIEDSVVVEVFSPPHELFKRDLEV, from the coding sequence ATGTTCAAGATGCTCAGGGGAGAGGAAGCGAGAGTCGTGGAGACTTGGCCGGGGATCAGGAGGAAGACTCTGGCGCTCGGGGAGAGGACTCTCCTTCTCGAGGTGAGCTTGAAGGCCGGAGCTGTCTCGAAACCCCATTCCCATGGGAATGAGCAGATAGGTTACGTAGTGAGGGGAAAGATAAAGCTCAGGATAGGTGAGGAGGTCCACTATTTAAGCCAGGGGGATGCTTACGTGATCCCGGGGAACGTGGATCATGAGACAGAGGCGATAGAGGATTCTGTAGTGGTTGAAGTGTTCTCCCCTCCCCACGAGCTATTTAAGAGGGATCTGGAGGTGTGA
- a CDS encoding Nramp family divalent metal transporter — protein sequence MATKVMGMEKESLILGRFKKPFDIKELPKFPGYAAMIGPGIVWAGLSQGSGELIWWPYMVAKYGLFFLSWLIFYASLQYWINLEIARYTMATGEGIFEGFHRVHRIYGWAMFIMSMIVMLWVGGYVSSGATALAALTNFPAGWDAAGQTRFWAEVAIIVVWIIFILGPVAYKVVEYIEVLAAFISFGGMLIAVLLSP from the coding sequence ATGGCCACAAAGGTGATGGGCATGGAGAAGGAGAGCCTCATTCTGGGGAGGTTCAAGAAGCCCTTCGACATCAAGGAACTGCCGAAGTTCCCAGGATACGCTGCTATGATAGGTCCCGGGATAGTCTGGGCGGGGCTCTCCCAGGGGAGCGGGGAGCTCATATGGTGGCCCTACATGGTCGCGAAATACGGACTTTTCTTCCTCAGCTGGCTCATATTCTACGCTAGCCTCCAGTACTGGATAAACCTGGAGATAGCTAGGTACACTATGGCCACTGGAGAGGGGATATTCGAGGGGTTCCACAGGGTCCACAGGATATACGGATGGGCCATGTTCATCATGTCCATGATAGTCATGCTCTGGGTCGGAGGGTACGTCTCGAGCGGTGCGACCGCTCTCGCAGCCTTGACTAACTTCCCGGCCGGCTGGGATGCCGCTGGGCAGACCAGGTTCTGGGCTGAAGTAGCTATAATCGTCGTATGGATAATATTCATACTGGGGCCCGTCGCTTACAAAGTGGTGGAATACATCGAGGTCCTGGCGGCTTTCATCTCATTCGGAGGTATGCTCATAGCTGTCCTCCTCTCACCGG